The window CAGCACCCAAGCCGTTCGACGGTTTGCGTTTTCGCTGGTAAGGGGAGCACACCGTGACCGACGTACGTCGTTGGATCTGGCTGGGCGTTGCCCTGCTGGTCGCCGTGCTGCTTTACAGCCTGCACAACATTCTTACCCCGTTCCTGGTCGGCGTGCTGCTGGCCTATCTGGCCGACCCGCTGGTCGACCGCCTGGAGCGCCTGGGGCTGTCGCGCACCTGGGGCGTGGTGGTGGTGTTCGGCCTGTTCACCTTGCTGTTGCTGGCCTTGCTGCTGGTTCTGGTGCCGCTGCTGGCCAAGCAGCTGGTGCGCCTGTACGAACTGGCGCCGCAGATGCTCGACTGGCTCGAGCACGTGGCGCTGCCCTGGGTGCAGAGCCGGCTGGGCCTGGCTGACGGCTTCTGGAAGTTCGACAAGATCAAGGCCGCCATCGGCACGCACATGGGCCAGACCACCGATATCGTCGGTGTGCTGCTGTCCCATGCCACTGCCTCGAGCCTGGCGCTGATGGCCTGGCTGGCCAACATGGTGCTGATCCCGGTGGTGGGTTTCTATCTGCTGCGCGACTGGGACCTGATGATGGCCAAGCTGCGCGGCCTGCTGCCGCGCCAGCGTGAGCCGCAAGTGATGGGCCTTGCAGGCGAATGCCATGAGGTGCTGGGGGCGTTCGTGCGCGGGCAATTGATGGTGATGGTGGCCCTGGGCATCATCTATTCGGCCGGGCTGATGCTGGTGGGGCTGGAACTGGGGTTATTGATCGGCATGCTCGCCGGGTTGGCTGCCATCGTGCCGTACATGGGTTTCATCATCGGCATCGGCGCGGCCTTGGTGGCTGGCCTGTTCCAGTTTGGCGGCGACCTGTACCCGATGCTGGGTATCGTCGCAGTGTTCATGGTCGGCCAGGCGCTGGAAGGCATGGTGCTGACTCCGCTGCTGGTCGGTGACCGCATTGGCCTGCACCCGGTTGCGGTGATTTTCGCGATCCTGGCCGGCGGTGAGCTGTTCGGCTTTACCGGGGTGTTGCTGGCGCTGCCGGTGGCGGCGGTGATCATGGTGCTGCTGCGGCATGTGCATGACTTGTACAAGGAATCGGACATGTATGCCGGGGATATCGACCCGGAGTTGTGATCCCAGGGCCGCCTTAATGCCGGCCAGTTAAGAAAATTGGGGCCGCGTTGCGGCCCTTCGCGGGCTTGCCCGCTCCCACAGATGTGTCGCTGAGCCCATGATTTACGCGCCCCCTGTGGGAGCGGACAAGCCCGTGAAGGGTTGCAAAGCAGCCCCAAAATAGCCAAAAAAAGCGCAACTCATTGATTTTACTTGTGCTATCCGCTGCCGTGATT of the Pseudomonas asiatica genome contains:
- a CDS encoding AI-2E family transporter, whose amino-acid sequence is MTDVRRWIWLGVALLVAVLLYSLHNILTPFLVGVLLAYLADPLVDRLERLGLSRTWGVVVVFGLFTLLLLALLLVLVPLLAKQLVRLYELAPQMLDWLEHVALPWVQSRLGLADGFWKFDKIKAAIGTHMGQTTDIVGVLLSHATASSLALMAWLANMVLIPVVGFYLLRDWDLMMAKLRGLLPRQREPQVMGLAGECHEVLGAFVRGQLMVMVALGIIYSAGLMLVGLELGLLIGMLAGLAAIVPYMGFIIGIGAALVAGLFQFGGDLYPMLGIVAVFMVGQALEGMVLTPLLVGDRIGLHPVAVIFAILAGGELFGFTGVLLALPVAAVIMVLLRHVHDLYKESDMYAGDIDPEL